The Daucus carota subsp. sativus chromosome 2, DH1 v3.0, whole genome shotgun sequence genome includes a window with the following:
- the LOC108192223 gene encoding putative F-box/LRR-repeat protein 9 — MASTSKRRSWQDVPAELTESILRRLGAIDLLLSARKVCKMWRRICSDPNLYRVVEFWYTGDPDEVINYIVQYIARKVVELSCGQLALFSITYFADDRHLNYVLRRSSQLRCLHLASCKKITAERLLKVVYNLPKLDELHLYCIDISKHVVRAIGHCCPQLKTFRLNYHGNKEQCIGFDKNALAIAENMPGLCHLQLFGNTITRNGLLAILKNCPHLESLDIRQCFQAGNLEPALIRCLSHRMKYLRLPYDSTEDSALNDIYALYSNGDDDYYYYDDDDRYILSDIEIVPDDYGYHSDGYDYYNDDYDYNENSGGSDIDSDLC; from the exons ATGGCGTCTACCTCAAAAAGGCGGAGCTGGCAGGATGTTCCGGCGGAGCTGACAGAATCGATACTTAGGCGATTAGGCGCAATTGATTTGCTGCTGAGTGCTCGGAAAGTGTGCAAAATGTGGCGTCGGATCTGCTCCGACCCTAATTTATACCGGGTCGTGGAGTTTTGGTACACGGGTGACCCGGATGAGGTTATAAACTATATTGTCCAATATATAGCTCGCAAAGTGGTAGAGTTGAGCTGTGGACAGTTGGCCCTGTTTTCCATCACTTATTTTGCGGATGATCGTCATCTTAATTATGTTTTGCGAAG ATCAAGCCAGTTGAGATGTCTACATCTTGCATCTTGCAAGAAAATTACAGCTGAACGATTGCTTAAAGTGGTTTATAATCTTCCAAAGTTAGATGAGCTCCATCTCTACTGCATTGATATATCTAAGCACGTTGTTCGAGCTATAGGGCATTGTTGCCCTCAGCTGAAAACATTCAGATTGAACTACCACGGTAATAAAGAACAATGTATTGGGTTTGACAAGAATGCTCTAGCTATTGCAGAAAACATGCCTGGATTATGCCATCTGCAGCTCTTTGGAAATACAATTACGAGGAATGGTTTGCTTGCCATTCTTAAGAATTGCCCTCATCTCGAATCTCTTGACATAAGGCAATGTTTCCAAGCTGGTAACCTTGAACCTGCTTTAATAAGATGTCTATCTCACCGGATGAAGTATCTCAGGCTCCCATATGACTCCACCGAGGACTCTGCACTAAATGACATTTATGCGTTGTACTCTAACGGCGACGACGACTACTACTACTACGATGATGATGATCGTTATATACTATCTGATATTGAGATTGTCCCTGATGACTATGGATATCACAGTGATGGCTATGATTATTATAATGATGACTATGATTATAATGAAAACTCTGGAGGCAGTGACATAGATTCTGACTTATGTTAA